TTGGCAACGGCCTCGTCCGCTGTCACACCGGGATAGGCGCAGCGCCAGGCGTAATAGATCGCCGTCAGCGGCGCAATGGCAAACAGCAGGAACAGCCAGCGGGCGGCGGCGCTGACGCCTTCAACGCCGCCCGACGCGTTCAGACCGGCCAGATTGGCGATCATGCCGGCCAATGCCGCGCCAAACGCCGTGGCAAACAGCTGCACCGTGGTGATCGCCGCGCCGGCAATATCTTTGTCCGACGCCGGCGCGGTTTGCAGGATACGCGTTAGCAGATGCGGCCAGCCGATGCCGATGCCAAACCCCAGCAGCGTTAACAACGCGATCAGCGGTGCCAGCGCCGCCCAACCGCCGCCGGAAGGCGTCGGCATAAACAGCATCAGCCCCAGCAACCCCAACAGTACCAACAGCGGCCCGCTGACGATCGCCCGGCGGATGCCTGCGCCTCGCCAGCCGGAACTGACGATCTCCGACAGCGTCCAGCCGGCCGCGATCGTCGCCGTAATATAACCGGAACTCAGCGGCGACTGCCCGTGCAGGATCTGCAGAAAATACGGGACAAAAATATCGCTGGTCATGCCGATCACCAATAACGACACGGTAAGGTACAGCGACGCCTGCGTTGAACCGCGCCGCAGCGCGCCATACGGCAACAGCCGGGCGCGGGCGTGTTTTTCACGCCGCAGCAGCCATACCATCAGCAACAGCGCCAACCCCATACCGCCGCCGTTGAGCCACAGGCTGTCCGCCAGGCTGCCGGCGGAAACGATCAGCACCGACGCCGCCAGCAGTCCCAGCTGCGCCAGCGGCAGCGGCGTCGCCGCCAGTTGCGCTTTGCCTTTGGGCAGAATCATGAAGGTGAACGCCGTATACGCCCCCATGATCGGCAACAACATGCCAAACGCCCAGCGCCAGGCGTGCAGCTCGGCAAAAATCCCGCCGATCGCCGGGCCGATCAGCGTGGCAATTCCCCACATGGCGGAAATCAGCGCCATAGCGCGCGGCCACAATGACGGCGGAAACACCAGA
The nucleotide sequence above comes from Serratia rhizosphaerae. Encoded proteins:
- a CDS encoding MFS transporter; protein product: MITGAKSGWRDLFSGKNAASATALSLGVALHAINILVATTILPSVVQDIGGLNLYAWNTTLFVVASIIGSTLSARLLSGYGARRAYLTASLFFMFGALLCALAPSMPVMLIGRTVQGFGGGMLFALSYAMINLVFPPSLWPRAMALISAMWGIATLIGPAIGGIFAELHAWRWAFGMLLPIMGAYTAFTFMILPKGKAQLAATPLPLAQLGLLAASVLIVSAGSLADSLWLNGGGMGLALLLMVWLLRREKHARARLLPYGALRRGSTQASLYLTVSLLVIGMTSDIFVPYFLQILHGQSPLSSGYITATIAAGWTLSEIVSSGWRGAGIRRAIVSGPLLVLLGLLGLMLFMPTPSGGGWAALAPLIALLTLLGFGIGIGWPHLLTRILQTAPASDKDIAGAAITTVQLFATAFGAALAGMIANLAGLNASGGVEGVSAAARWLFLLFAIAPLTAIYYAWRCAYPGVTADEAVANPAEDECTDERAPAAGK